One bacterium genomic region harbors:
- the rnk gene encoding nucleoside diphosphate kinase regulator gives MNENTVQQMPLELPPIYLSASDAEQLKSLVLQTPRGEVRERLEDELSRAEILSTHAFPSDIVKLNSLVRFVDLESGQKKELALVLPGQANIREGRISVLAPVGIALLGLSVGQSISWPMPEGRTRTLKILEVFAAKRQEHPP, from the coding sequence ATGAACGAAAATACAGTGCAACAAATGCCCTTGGAACTCCCCCCGATCTACCTTTCGGCTTCCGACGCCGAACAGCTGAAAAGCCTCGTCCTACAAACGCCGCGCGGAGAGGTCCGCGAACGCTTGGAAGACGAATTGAGCCGCGCCGAGATCTTGTCGACTCATGCCTTCCCCTCGGATATCGTGAAGCTGAATTCCTTGGTCCGCTTCGTGGACCTGGAATCGGGCCAGAAAAAGGAGCTGGCCCTGGTCCTTCCGGGCCAAGCCAATATCCGGGAAGGCCGGATCTCGGTCTTGGCCCCGGTCGGCATCGCCTTGCTCGGCCTTTCGGTCGGACAAAGCATCTCCTGGCCGATGCCGGAGGGTCGGACCCGGACGCTGAAGATTCTGGAAGTCTTCGCCGCCAAGCGACAGGAGCATCCGCCGTAG